A single window of Colletes latitarsis isolate SP2378_abdomen chromosome 4, iyColLati1, whole genome shotgun sequence DNA harbors:
- the LOC143341124 gene encoding uncharacterized protein LOC143341124: MYEDLEVHVKKEISTAITNNTIFAFTTDGWTSRAVQSYMSLTVHYITPEFELKHYILDLEHVPEKHTHKYIQSTILNSLQTWNIDIEKPAFFTTDNGRNMAKAINTYEKWTRIPCFGHCLQLKTLDDKQTPLVLIQEVDTRWNSTYAMFKRFIVLQKSLNVILCEEYMPDNLSIEEWNFMEALRMILEPLKEATEDMSGDSYPTISHYFPMYFALMHILKEESAENALITNISNSVQNALKVLLYLCGWLQC; this comes from the exons GTCAAGAAGGAAATATCCACAG CAATAACAAACAACACTATATTTGCATTTACGACGGACGGCTGGACGTCGCGAGCTGTGCAAAGTTACATGTCGTTAACAGTACACTACATAACACCGGAATTTGAGTTAAAACACTATATACTAGATTTAGAACATGTACCAGAAAAGCATACTCACAAATACATACAAAGCACCATATTAAATTCACTGCAAACATGGAATATTGACATAGAAAAACCTGCATTTTTTACTACCGATAATGGTCGCAACATGGCAAAAGCAATAAATACATACGAAAAGTGGACGAGGATTCCCTGTTTCGGGCATTGTTTACAATTA AAAACCTTAGACGATAAACAAACACCATTAGTATTAATTCAGGAAGTAGATACACGGTGGAATTCGACATATGCCATGTTCAAAAGATTTATTGTGTTACAAAAATCGTTGAATGTAatattatgtgaagaatacatGCCAGATAATTTAAGTATAGAAGAATGGAATTTCATGGAAGCCCTTAGAATGATTCTTGAACCACTAAAAGAGGCAACAGAAGATATGAGCGGAGATTCGTATCCTACCATATCCCACTACTTCCCCATGTATTTTGCATTAATGCATATATTAAAAGAAGAATCGGCAGAAAACGcattaattacaaatatttcCAACAGCGTTCAAAATGCATTGaag